In the genome of Polaribacter atrinae, one region contains:
- a CDS encoding PH domain-containing protein, with amino-acid sequence MFENEFVSNLPNITEITFKPINKNYLKVILLNSLLLFGAILMGIFIANHYNFLDAISPYVYLVYIAFIIVLIITILLLYFGFKKRKYAVREKDISYKSGLFFQKITTVPFSRVQHIEVDESPLSRFFKLASLSVFTAGDSSDDLDIKGITKKEAIEIKEFISQKINE; translated from the coding sequence ATGTTTGAAAACGAGTTTGTTTCTAATTTACCAAATATTACAGAAATCACCTTTAAACCAATCAATAAGAACTATTTAAAAGTTATTTTATTAAATAGTTTATTACTTTTTGGAGCTATTTTAATGGGGATTTTTATAGCGAATCATTATAATTTTCTAGACGCAATTAGTCCTTATGTTTATCTTGTCTACATTGCTTTTATAATAGTTCTGATAATTACAATACTTTTACTTTACTTTGGATTTAAAAAAAGAAAATATGCTGTTCGAGAAAAAGACATTTCTTATAAAAGCGGTTTATTCTTCCAAAAAATTACAACAGTACCGTTTTCTAGAGTTCAGCATATAGAAGTAGATGAAAGCCCTCTCTCTAGGTTTTTTAAATTAGCTTCTTTAAGTGTTTTTACTGCCGGAGATAGTAGTGATGATTTAGATATAAAAGGAATTACCAAAAAGGAAGCTATAGAAATAAAAGAATTTATTAGTCAAAAAATCAATGAATAA
- a CDS encoding PH domain-containing protein has translation MNNTFDFSQFSKQSKKGILIIYFKLLYKLLKAFWVLLFLFFQKFSKFNQTTLFYIYLGLGFLLLFFLIRAFLIYQNFQFKVDKNHFILKQGILKKTNTSISFDRIQNINFKQNIIQQLINVYEVNIETAGSNKTEISIKALSFQKAKALKSQLSFHNSTIIKEEIVAEKPFLKINLLELLKVSFTENHLQSLLIFMALLVGLFQQLEQLFSGIGKDHLLNEYIEKSSSSFHQSIFVFIVLIILLIFIAILSSFVRIFLFHFNLTVFIKDQNFEIYQGLLTKKSIILKKDKIQSITVSTNPIKKILGISFITFKQAVSGKVNKKRKDKLIRIVGCKKAQVNRIKELLFNFSEVDQLERKQVHVYLKRRMYFLSFLLLLITNVVFYLTFLDKLVFLTNILLVPLFILIVNLIFNKRFYKISDDVLLVGSGSFDTHLTYLPFFKVQNIKMMQTFFQERNKVVDLVFQTASGEIKLPCIEKSEAIKIYNYTLFKVESSTNLWM, from the coding sequence ATGAATAACACGTTTGATTTTAGTCAATTTTCTAAACAATCTAAAAAAGGAATTCTTATAATTTATTTTAAGTTACTGTATAAATTATTAAAAGCTTTTTGGGTCTTACTTTTTCTGTTTTTTCAGAAATTTTCTAAGTTTAATCAAACTACACTGTTTTATATCTATTTGGGACTTGGATTTTTGTTATTATTTTTTCTGATTAGGGCTTTTTTAATTTATCAAAATTTTCAGTTTAAGGTAGATAAGAATCACTTTATTTTAAAACAAGGAATCTTAAAAAAAACAAATACTTCCATTTCTTTTGATAGAATTCAGAACATCAATTTTAAGCAAAATATTATTCAACAGCTTATCAATGTATATGAAGTTAATATAGAAACTGCAGGGTCTAACAAAACAGAAATCTCTATAAAGGCATTGTCTTTTCAAAAAGCCAAAGCGCTTAAAAGTCAACTTTCATTCCATAACTCAACCATAATCAAAGAAGAAATTGTTGCAGAAAAACCATTTCTAAAAATAAATTTATTAGAGTTATTAAAGGTTAGTTTCACAGAAAACCATCTACAAAGTTTGCTCATTTTTATGGCCTTATTAGTAGGGCTTTTTCAGCAACTAGAACAATTATTTAGTGGTATTGGAAAAGATCATTTATTAAATGAATATATAGAAAAAAGTAGTAGTTCTTTTCATCAAAGTATTTTTGTGTTCATTGTGCTAATTATCTTATTGATTTTTATAGCAATTTTAAGTTCTTTTGTAAGAATATTCTTATTTCATTTTAATTTAACTGTTTTTATAAAAGATCAAAACTTTGAAATCTATCAAGGATTGCTTACAAAAAAATCTATTATATTAAAGAAGGATAAAATTCAGAGTATTACTGTTTCTACAAATCCAATAAAAAAGATTTTAGGTATTTCCTTTATCACTTTTAAACAAGCTGTTAGTGGTAAAGTAAATAAAAAAAGAAAAGACAAGTTAATACGAATTGTTGGCTGTAAAAAAGCTCAGGTAAACAGAATTAAGGAATTACTTTTCAACTTTTCTGAAGTAGATCAATTAGAAAGAAAGCAGGTACATGTTTATTTAAAAAGAAGAATGTATTTTCTGTCTTTTTTACTTTTACTGATAACAAATGTAGTTTTTTATCTTACTTTTTTAGACAAACTAGTTTTCTTAACTAACATTTTATTGGTTCCATTATTTATTCTTATTGTCAATTTAATCTTCAATAAAAGATTTTATAAAATAAGTGATGATGTTTTGTTGGTTGGTTCAGGAAGTTTTGACACTCATTTAACATATTTACCCTTTTTTAAGGTGCAAAATATTAAAATGATGCAAACTTTTTTTCAAGAAAGAAATAAGGTTGTAGATTTGGTTTTTCAAACCGCTTCTGGAGAAATTAAACTTCCTTGTATAGAAAAAAGCGAGGCGATAAAAATTTACAATTATACTTTATTTAAAGTAGAAAGTAGTACGAATTTATGGATGTAA
- the menA gene encoding 1,4-dihydroxy-2-naphthoate octaprenyltransferase — translation MDVKNYIKAARLRTLPLSVSGIILGSFLGTKKLSDEISILESPIFWLAILTTVGFQVLSNFANDYGDGIKGSDKNRTGEARMVSSGAITPKQMKLAMIITTIITLIIALFLIYVSFGKENFGYSILFLGLGIASIAAAIKYTVGNSAYGYSGFGDVFVFLFFGLLSVVGSYFLFTKHLDMYVFLPAISVGLLSTAVLNLNNLRDREEDKKNNKNTLVVKLGNVKAKKYHYFLIFGALIFACAYAFLDFRNIYQLIFLGAFVPLIRNVKTVAANNIPAELDSELKKVALSTFLFAILFGVGQIM, via the coding sequence ATGGATGTAAAAAATTACATAAAAGCAGCAAGGTTAAGAACTTTACCTTTATCTGTTTCAGGAATTATTTTGGGTAGCTTTTTAGGAACTAAAAAATTAAGTGATGAAATTTCAATTCTGGAATCTCCAATTTTTTGGTTAGCAATATTAACTACTGTCGGTTTTCAGGTATTGTCTAATTTTGCAAACGATTATGGAGACGGAATTAAAGGTTCCGATAAAAATAGAACAGGAGAAGCACGTATGGTTTCATCAGGAGCAATCACTCCGAAACAAATGAAATTAGCCATGATAATTACAACAATTATCACCTTAATAATAGCCTTATTTCTTATTTACGTTTCTTTTGGTAAAGAAAATTTTGGATATTCAATATTATTTTTAGGTTTAGGAATTGCTTCAATTGCTGCAGCTATTAAATATACCGTTGGTAACTCTGCTTATGGATATAGTGGTTTTGGTGATGTTTTTGTTTTTCTGTTTTTTGGTTTATTAAGCGTAGTTGGTAGTTATTTCTTATTCACAAAACACCTTGATATGTATGTTTTTTTACCAGCAATTTCAGTTGGCTTATTAAGTACTGCTGTTTTAAACCTTAATAATTTACGTGATAGAGAAGAAGATAAAAAAAATAATAAAAACACCTTAGTTGTTAAGTTAGGAAACGTAAAAGCAAAAAAATATCATTATTTTTTAATTTTTGGGGCTTTGATTTTTGCTTGTGCATATGCCTTTTTAGATTTTAGAAATATTTATCAACTTATTTTTTTAGGTGCTTTTGTTCCGTTAATTAGAAATGTAAAAACTGTTGCAGCCAATAATATTCCTGCAGAATTAGATAGTGAACTTAAAAAAGTAGCATTAAGCACTTTTTTGTTTGCAATTCTTTTTGGAGTTGGACAAATTATGTAA
- a CDS encoding metal-dependent hydrolase — MKIKFLGHSCFSIEINNVTILVDPFISGNALASHIDISNLKADFILLTHAHQDHVLDVEIIAERTKAVIVSNYEISMYYGAKDLNVSALNHGGTFKTEHFSAKYVNAIHTSSFADGTYGGEPGGFVISSKDKNLYVAGDTALTMDMKLIPLTTKLTAAIFPIGDTFTMGVEDAIIASDLVECPKVIGCHFNTFPPIEIDINEAKSKFTSKNKELVVLEIGENINL, encoded by the coding sequence ATGAAGATTAAATTTTTAGGTCATTCTTGTTTTTCTATAGAAATAAACAACGTAACTATTTTAGTAGATCCGTTTATTTCGGGTAATGCATTAGCTTCTCACATAGATATCTCTAATTTAAAAGCAGATTTTATCTTGTTAACACATGCGCATCAAGATCATGTTTTAGATGTAGAAATAATTGCAGAGAGAACAAAGGCAGTTATTGTTTCTAACTATGAAATATCCATGTACTATGGGGCAAAAGATTTAAATGTAAGTGCATTAAATCATGGAGGTACTTTTAAAACGGAGCACTTTTCTGCAAAATACGTAAATGCAATTCACACTTCCTCTTTTGCAGATGGTACTTATGGTGGAGAACCGGGAGGTTTTGTAATTTCATCAAAAGATAAAAACCTATATGTTGCAGGAGATACTGCTTTAACAATGGATATGAAATTGATTCCTTTAACTACGAAGCTTACTGCAGCTATTTTTCCTATTGGAGATACGTTTACTATGGGAGTGGAAGATGCAATTATTGCAAGTGATTTAGTGGAGTGTCCTAAAGTAATTGGATGTCATTTTAATACTTTTCCTCCAATTGAAATCGATATTAATGAAGCAAAATCTAAATTCACATCAAAAAATAAAGAGTTGGTTGTATTAGAAATAGGAGAAAATATAAACTTATAA
- a CDS encoding SRPBCC family protein: protein MKAIKIILGIISAFVVVFLLTGLIVKETTYTAQVSISKSIDQVFTAFNNSEDVQNWIPEVQSFEVVNENPGKIGSIYKIVVLNQGQEISMTEKVLAYVPNEKVTLFFDAEGMLKKDDYIFTESNGVTTVTLNASCQSDTFIMACIFPYFKGTFREQDQSYLNNLKVFIEGKVDE, encoded by the coding sequence ATGAAAGCAATAAAAATAATTTTAGGAATCATTTCTGCATTTGTAGTTGTTTTTCTACTAACAGGTTTAATTGTAAAAGAAACAACGTATACCGCTCAAGTATCTATTAGTAAGTCCATAGATCAGGTTTTTACAGCTTTTAATAATTCTGAGGATGTACAAAACTGGATTCCAGAAGTACAGTCTTTTGAGGTTGTTAATGAAAACCCTGGTAAAATAGGAAGTATTTACAAAATAGTTGTTTTAAACCAAGGTCAAGAAATAAGTATGACCGAAAAAGTGTTGGCTTATGTGCCAAATGAAAAAGTAACCTTGTTTTTTGATGCAGAAGGTATGCTTAAAAAAGACGATTATATTTTTACAGAAAGTAATGGGGTTACCACTGTTACTTTAAATGCAAGTTGCCAAAGTGATACGTTTATAATGGCATGTATTTTTCCTTATTTTAAAGGAACATTTAGAGAACAAGATCAATCTTATTTGAATAACCTTAAAGTTTTTATAGAAGGTAAAGTAGACGAATAA
- a CDS encoding o-succinylbenzoate synthase: protein MLNATYKKYILNFKNPSGTSRGILRTKETWFIFLNKNGKIGVGETGLFRGLSFDDVPNYEEKLIWVCNNINKGLVFLLKELSEFPSIQFGLEQAFLSLKSDDKFHLFPSEFTKGNEAIDINGLIWMGEEAFMKKQIKEKLEAGFSCIKMKIGAINFETEIALLKSIRKEFSSKEIELRVDANGAFNPKNALEKLKRLSELEIHSIEQPIKQGQVEEMATLCATTPLPIALDEELIGVFSSEEKNQLLQTIQPQFIILKPSLIGGFAGSLEWIKFAEEIKSDWWITSALESNIGLNAIAQFTHTLKSNLPQGLGTGGLFTNNFASPLVVKNGALYYHQTQNWDFNL from the coding sequence TTGTTAAACGCTACCTACAAAAAATACATTCTCAATTTTAAAAACCCAAGTGGAACATCACGTGGAATTTTAAGAACTAAAGAAACTTGGTTTATCTTTTTAAATAAAAATGGTAAAATAGGTGTTGGAGAAACGGGCTTGTTTAGAGGCTTAAGCTTTGATGATGTGCCTAATTATGAAGAAAAATTAATATGGGTTTGTAATAACATTAATAAAGGTTTGGTCTTTTTGCTAAAAGAACTCTCTGAGTTTCCATCCATACAATTCGGGTTAGAGCAAGCTTTCTTATCACTTAAAAGTGACGATAAGTTTCATTTATTTCCATCAGAATTTACCAAAGGGAACGAAGCTATTGATATAAACGGCCTAATTTGGATGGGTGAAGAAGCGTTTATGAAAAAACAAATCAAAGAAAAATTAGAAGCAGGTTTTTCTTGTATCAAAATGAAAATTGGTGCCATTAATTTTGAGACTGAAATAGCGTTGTTAAAATCCATCCGAAAAGAATTTTCATCAAAAGAAATAGAGTTAAGAGTAGATGCAAATGGTGCTTTTAATCCAAAGAATGCTTTAGAAAAATTAAAGCGTTTATCCGAATTAGAAATTCATTCTATAGAACAACCCATTAAACAAGGTCAAGTAGAAGAAATGGCTACTTTATGTGCTACAACACCTTTGCCAATTGCATTGGATGAAGAGTTAATAGGTGTGTTTTCATCCGAAGAAAAAAATCAATTATTACAAACTATTCAACCTCAATTTATCATTTTAAAACCAAGTTTAATCGGTGGTTTCGCTGGTAGTTTAGAATGGATTAAATTTGCAGAAGAAATAAAATCTGATTGGTGGATAACCTCTGCATTAGAAAGTAATATTGGTTTAAATGCTATTGCTCAATTTACACATACATTAAAAAGTAATTTACCACAAGGTTTAGGAACCGGTGGGCTATTCACAAATAATTTTGCAAGTCCGTTAGTAGTTAAAAATGGAGCTTTATATTATCATCAAACTCAAAACTGGGATTTTAATTTATAA
- a CDS encoding CPBP family intramembrane glutamic endopeptidase: protein MNFIQQAYKGNNEWFHWVLTIMAVFAGWQILGVIPLTVLAIMHSANMAEFTAAAQDNFMTLDINKNLFLFFMILMFFFGLVSLVIAIKYIHKRTVTSLLTSRKSIDWKRFWFGFITWGIVSSVVIMGGILLAPENYVWNFNPVPFFTLLAVSFLFLPFQTSFEELLFRGYFMQGLGILAKNRWVPLILTSVCFGLLHGANPEVEKLGYISMVFYIGTGFFYGITTLMDEGTELAIGLHAINNIVAAFFVTTNWTVFQTDALYVDTSEPSVGWEMFFPVLVLYPILLFIFSKKYGWKNWKEKLTGKIEQPVNLKENYRILED from the coding sequence ATGAATTTTATACAACAAGCATATAAAGGAAACAATGAATGGTTTCATTGGGTATTAACTATCATGGCCGTTTTTGCTGGGTGGCAAATTTTAGGTGTCATACCTTTAACGGTTTTGGCTATTATGCATTCTGCAAATATGGCAGAGTTTACTGCGGCTGCTCAAGATAACTTTATGACGTTAGATATCAATAAAAACCTCTTTCTTTTTTTTATGATATTAATGTTCTTTTTTGGATTGGTTAGTCTTGTTATAGCAATTAAGTACATCCACAAAAGAACTGTAACATCTTTATTAACAAGTAGAAAATCGATAGATTGGAAGCGTTTTTGGTTTGGTTTTATTACTTGGGGAATTGTTTCTTCTGTTGTAATTATGGGAGGTATTCTTTTAGCTCCAGAAAACTATGTTTGGAACTTTAATCCAGTGCCTTTCTTTACCTTATTAGCAGTCTCTTTTCTCTTTTTACCTTTTCAAACTTCATTTGAAGAGTTGTTATTTAGAGGTTATTTTATGCAAGGTTTGGGAATTTTAGCTAAAAATAGATGGGTACCTTTAATTTTAACTTCGGTTTGTTTTGGTTTACTACATGGTGCAAATCCAGAGGTAGAGAAGTTAGGCTATATTTCTATGGTTTTTTATATTGGTACGGGTTTCTTTTACGGAATTACTACTTTAATGGACGAAGGAACTGAATTGGCAATTGGCTTACATGCTATAAATAATATTGTTGCAGCATTTTTTGTGACTACAAATTGGACCGTTTTTCAAACGGATGCTTTATATGTTGATACTTCAGAACCTTCTGTAGGATGGGAAATGTTTTTCCCTGTTTTAGTTTTATATCCAATACTATTATTTATTTTTTCTAAAAAATATGGATGGAAAAACTGGAAAGAAAAACTTACAGGAAAAATAGAGCAACCTGTTAATTTAAAAGAAAATTATAGAATTTTAGAAGATTGA
- a CDS encoding AMP-binding protein, whose translation MKRNRFHIKFQLNGVSFSSVDEIITFASIFSDEIHQFLKNWFSDDPYIIVKTSGSTGVPKDIKLQKSKMINSALATGAFFYLKENTTALLCLPTEYIAGKMMLIRALTLGWQLDVVAPTSFPLRGIKKIFDFSAMVPLQLENSLNSLNQIKKLIVGGGVVSKQLENKILNTTCTVFATYGMTETITHIAVKRLNNFSSIERNTSMKSLQKGFYETLPNVEIYKDDRNCLVINALEVSNEVIFTNDIVNLVSETQFEWLGRFDNVINSGGIKLHPEKIEEKLSEIISKRFFVAGIPDSTLGEKLVLIIEDSYTSNEVEVSFKLKINQLKALTKFEIPKEIYFVTKFIETETNKIQRNKTLDLIK comes from the coding sequence TTGAAACGAAACAGATTTCATATAAAATTTCAATTAAATGGCGTTTCATTTTCTTCTGTAGATGAAATTATAACGTTTGCATCTATTTTTTCTGATGAAATACACCAATTTTTAAAGAACTGGTTTTCTGACGATCCATATATTATAGTTAAAACTTCAGGATCTACAGGTGTTCCAAAAGATATAAAATTGCAAAAAAGTAAGATGATAAACTCTGCTTTGGCTACCGGTGCTTTTTTTTATTTAAAAGAAAATACAACGGCATTATTATGTTTGCCTACAGAATATATTGCCGGAAAAATGATGTTGATAAGAGCGTTAACTTTAGGTTGGCAATTAGATGTAGTGGCTCCAACTTCTTTTCCTCTTCGAGGGATAAAAAAAATATTTGATTTCTCTGCAATGGTGCCGCTACAATTAGAGAATTCTTTAAACTCACTAAATCAAATTAAAAAGTTAATTGTTGGTGGAGGAGTAGTTTCTAAGCAATTAGAAAATAAAATTTTAAACACTACGTGCACTGTTTTTGCTACTTATGGTATGACAGAAACGATTACACACATTGCTGTGAAAAGATTAAATAATTTTTCTTCAATAGAAAGAAATACGAGTATGAAATCTTTACAAAAAGGGTTTTATGAAACTTTACCAAATGTAGAAATTTATAAAGACGATAGAAACTGTTTGGTTATTAATGCGCTAGAGGTTTCAAATGAAGTCATTTTTACAAATGATATTGTAAATTTAGTTTCAGAAACTCAATTTGAATGGTTGGGGCGTTTTGACAATGTGATAAACTCAGGAGGAATCAAACTACACCCAGAAAAAATTGAAGAAAAATTATCAGAAATAATTAGCAAGCGTTTTTTTGTAGCTGGTATTCCAGACAGTACATTAGGAGAAAAACTCGTTTTAATTATAGAAGATTCTTATACCTCAAATGAAGTTGAAGTTTCTTTTAAATTGAAAATTAATCAATTAAAAGCACTCACTAAATTTGAAATTCCCAAAGAAATTTATTTTGTAACTAAATTTATAGAAACAGAAACAAATAAGATTCAACGTAACAAAACTTTAGATTTAATAAAATAA
- a CDS encoding thioredoxin family protein gives MKKVFLGFTICFFSITNNVAQEQHVENQKENKEALSINWEPSFSDALKKSKKENKPVLIYFTGSDWCGPCIVLDKNLFHSEKFKAIADNDLILYEADSPRNLDLVSPEQLEVNNDLKRKFNINTFPTLVFVNHKGKMIGYKKGLILTDYYYPFIQSVIENY, from the coding sequence ATGAAAAAAGTATTTTTAGGTTTTACTATTTGTTTTTTTTCTATTACAAATAATGTAGCACAAGAGCAACATGTAGAAAATCAAAAAGAAAATAAAGAAGCCCTTTCTATAAATTGGGAACCTTCTTTTAGCGATGCTTTAAAGAAGTCTAAAAAAGAAAATAAACCAGTACTTATTTATTTTACTGGATCAGATTGGTGCGGACCATGTATTGTTTTAGATAAGAATCTTTTTCATTCAGAAAAGTTTAAGGCTATCGCAGATAATGATTTAATATTATACGAGGCAGATAGTCCTAGAAATTTAGATTTGGTTTCTCCTGAGCAGTTAGAAGTAAACAATGATTTAAAAAGGAAGTTTAATATAAATACATTTCCCACGTTAGTTTTTGTAAACCACAAAGGAAAAATGATTGGCTATAAAAAAGGGTTAATTCTTACAGATTATTATTATCCATTTATTCAATCTGTTATAGAGAATTATTAA
- a CDS encoding OmpA family protein, whose translation MKKILLGATLLMFGATAFAQDLPQNPEPGKCYVRCKTPEVWKNEDVTIEVAPAYKKIVTHPAEYNTVTERVLIKEAGQRLVVVPAVWEDKTVSYTAKEDANKLRVIQATFNPDSETIETKAASANWEMSEKAPDCESSDPNDCRYWCYKPVPAKYVTIPLTKLDKDASTVSDKVPGYEKTYTTKVMVSAPTTKSIEIPAEYGNINKTVLVKDAWLEEVTVAAKYKTVTKEILVNKGGLTTWKEVECELVNNTILPINWNLGSATLTSAAKGIIDTRLLPVLKTGVSVALESHTDSRGTKESNQDLSERRAQAVTNYLISKGVNPSKLTGNGYGEAKLTNRCADGVSCTEAQHRANRRTTFRVVNEK comes from the coding sequence ATGAAAAAAATTTTACTAGGTGCTACATTATTAATGTTTGGTGCAACAGCATTTGCACAAGACTTACCACAAAACCCAGAACCAGGAAAATGCTACGTACGTTGTAAAACTCCTGAAGTTTGGAAAAATGAAGACGTAACAATAGAAGTTGCTCCGGCATACAAAAAAATTGTTACACATCCTGCAGAATACAATACTGTTACAGAAAGAGTATTAATTAAAGAAGCTGGACAGCGTTTAGTTGTTGTACCTGCTGTGTGGGAAGACAAAACAGTAAGCTATACTGCTAAAGAAGATGCTAATAAATTAAGAGTTATTCAAGCAACATTTAACCCAGATTCTGAAACTATTGAAACAAAAGCAGCTTCTGCAAATTGGGAAATGAGTGAAAAAGCTCCTGATTGTGAGTCTAGCGACCCTAATGACTGTAGATACTGGTGCTACAAACCAGTTCCTGCAAAATACGTTACAATTCCTTTAACTAAGTTAGATAAAGACGCAAGTACTGTTTCTGACAAAGTTCCTGGTTATGAGAAAACCTATACAACAAAAGTTATGGTTTCTGCACCAACTACAAAATCTATTGAAATTCCTGCAGAGTACGGAAATATCAACAAAACAGTTTTAGTAAAAGATGCATGGCTAGAAGAAGTTACTGTTGCTGCGAAATACAAAACTGTAACTAAAGAAATTTTAGTAAATAAAGGAGGTCTAACAACTTGGAAAGAAGTTGAGTGTGAATTAGTAAACAATACTATTTTACCTATTAACTGGAACTTAGGAAGCGCTACTTTAACTTCTGCTGCTAAAGGAATTATCGATACAAGATTATTACCAGTTCTAAAAACGGGGGTATCTGTAGCTTTAGAATCTCATACAGACTCTAGAGGAACAAAAGAGAGTAACCAAGATTTATCTGAAAGAAGAGCGCAAGCAGTTACTAACTATTTAATTTCTAAAGGTGTAAACCCAAGTAAATTAACTGGTAATGGTTATGGTGAAGCAAAATTAACTAACAGATGTGCAGATGGTGTTTCTTGTACAGAAGCGCAACACAGAGCCAACAGAAGAACTACATTTAGAGTAGTGAATGAAAAATAA
- a CDS encoding Ppx/GppA phosphatase family protein, whose product MLEIKKYGAIDIGSNAIRLLIANVIVSEDKEPQFKKSSLVRVPIRLGADAFVGEGMICEKNISRMINAMEAFKLLMDVHGVERYKACATSAMREAENGKEVAAKILKQTGVQIDIIGGKEEAAIISSTDLNQLIEGDNSYLYVDVGGGSTEFTIFSEGKILTSKSFKMGTVRLLNNKKAVNKEIYANVEKWIKKNTKDLKKVSLIGSGGNINKLFKMSGRAEGKPISYIYLNAQYQFLKQMTFDERVSELSLNPDRADVIIPATKIYLSAMKWSGARKIYVPKIGLSDGIIKSLFYNKL is encoded by the coding sequence TTGTTAGAAATTAAAAAATATGGAGCTATAGATATTGGTTCCAATGCAATTAGATTGCTTATTGCCAATGTAATTGTATCTGAAGACAAGGAGCCTCAATTTAAAAAATCTTCTTTAGTACGTGTTCCTATTCGTTTAGGAGCGGATGCTTTTGTTGGTGAAGGAATGATCTGTGAAAAAAACATTAGTAGAATGATTAATGCTATGGAAGCATTTAAATTATTAATGGATGTTCATGGCGTAGAAAGATATAAAGCTTGTGCAACATCTGCAATGAGAGAAGCAGAAAACGGAAAAGAAGTTGCAGCAAAAATTCTAAAACAAACAGGAGTACAAATTGATATCATTGGAGGAAAAGAAGAAGCAGCTATCATTTCATCTACCGACTTAAATCAATTAATAGAAGGAGATAATTCTTATTTATATGTTGATGTTGGTGGTGGTAGTACAGAATTCACCATATTTTCTGAAGGAAAAATTCTTACGTCAAAATCTTTTAAAATGGGTACAGTACGTTTGTTAAATAACAAAAAAGCTGTAAATAAAGAAATTTATGCAAATGTAGAGAAGTGGATTAAGAAAAACACTAAAGACTTAAAGAAGGTCTCTTTAATTGGTTCTGGAGGTAACATTAACAAGTTATTTAAAATGTCTGGACGAGCGGAAGGAAAACCAATTTCTTATATATATCTAAATGCTCAATATCAATTCTTAAAACAAATGACTTTTGATGAGCGGGTTTCTGAGTTAAGTTTAAACCCAGATAGAGCTGATGTTATTATACCTGCAACAAAGATATACTTGTCTGCAATGAAATGGAGTGGGGCAAGAAAAATTTATGTTCCTAAAATTGGTCTTTCAGACGGGATTATTAAAAGCCTATTTTACAATAAGTTGTGA
- a CDS encoding SixA phosphatase family protein produces MKTLYIVRHAKSSWEYSGIEDIDRPLKKRGIKDAHLISKFLAKEIDRPDVFVSSSANRALHTAIIFCENFEFPLSNLQVKRQLYSFSDGYLVKTVNALDDGFNSAIIFSHDHGINSFVNKFGNKPISHVSTCGVVGIQFEEKHWKNIKKGKTFMIEFPKNHK; encoded by the coding sequence ATGAAAACTTTATACATTGTTAGACATGCAAAATCTTCTTGGGAATACTCAGGAATAGAAGATATTGACAGACCTCTAAAAAAACGCGGAATAAAAGATGCACATTTAATCTCTAAGTTCTTAGCTAAAGAAATAGACAGACCAGATGTTTTTGTATCAAGTAGTGCTAATAGAGCATTGCATACAGCGATTATTTTTTGTGAAAATTTCGAATTTCCATTATCGAACCTTCAAGTAAAAAGACAACTATATAGCTTTAGTGATGGGTATTTGGTAAAGACAGTAAACGCTTTAGATGATGGTTTTAATTCTGCAATCATTTTTAGTCATGATCATGGTATTAATTCGTTTGTAAACAAGTTTGGTAACAAGCCCATTTCTCATGTATCAACTTGTGGTGTTGTAGGTATACAGTTTGAAGAAAAGCACTGGAAAAACATAAAGAAAGGGAAAACGTTTATGATAGAATTCCCTAAAAACCATAAATAA